One region of Pseudomonas sp. B21-040 genomic DNA includes:
- a CDS encoding MFS transporter encodes MNNKKWDSAYEWKAVALLALGFGLVGLDRFIILPLFPVMMRDLNLNYQDLGNISAVLALAWGISSIFMGRLSDRIGRRKVIIPSVIMFSLLAGLSGLATSVGALLLIRAVMGVAEGAFTPTSIAATAEASHPRRLGMNIGIQQAFFPLLGLGLAPIVATQLLLVVPSWRWVFVLVSVPGFLIAWALYRVLREPRATAPAVRHVEVPSTRWTTVLRQGNVLLNIACMFCMLTCLFVSSVMLPNYLTDYLHMGMQQMGFVMSAIGFGGFFGMVVMPTLSDRLGRKPVALLSCLATGLALWLMIQTGAEPVKLFLLLFATTFFNFSMICLTVGPLTSESVPPALVSTATGLVVGIGEVFGGGVAPALAGYIAQHHGIENTLYLALSGAVLGLLVALFLCETAPRHVLLKTKDNVEAA; translated from the coding sequence ATGAATAACAAGAAATGGGATTCGGCTTACGAATGGAAAGCCGTCGCGCTACTCGCGCTGGGCTTCGGCCTGGTCGGCCTGGATCGCTTCATCATTCTGCCGCTGTTCCCAGTGATGATGCGTGACCTCAACCTCAACTATCAGGACCTGGGCAACATCTCTGCCGTGCTGGCCCTCGCCTGGGGAATTTCTTCGATCTTCATGGGGCGATTGTCCGACCGGATCGGTCGGCGCAAGGTGATCATTCCTTCTGTGATCATGTTTTCGTTACTGGCCGGATTGTCTGGCCTGGCGACGAGTGTCGGTGCACTGCTGCTGATCCGCGCGGTCATGGGCGTCGCCGAGGGGGCCTTCACCCCGACTTCTATTGCCGCCACCGCCGAGGCGTCCCATCCTCGTCGACTGGGGATGAACATCGGTATCCAGCAAGCCTTCTTTCCCCTACTGGGGCTCGGTCTGGCGCCAATTGTCGCGACCCAATTGCTGCTGGTCGTGCCGTCCTGGCGCTGGGTGTTCGTGTTGGTGTCAGTCCCGGGATTTCTGATCGCCTGGGCGCTGTACCGTGTATTGCGCGAACCCCGCGCGACTGCACCGGCGGTGCGACACGTAGAAGTGCCCAGCACTCGCTGGACGACGGTGCTGCGCCAAGGCAATGTGTTACTCAACATCGCTTGCATGTTCTGCATGCTGACGTGCTTGTTCGTCAGCTCGGTCATGCTGCCGAACTACCTGACTGACTACCTGCACATGGGTATGCAGCAGATGGGGTTCGTCATGTCGGCCATCGGCTTCGGTGGATTCTTCGGCATGGTAGTAATGCCCACCCTCTCCGACCGACTGGGGCGCAAACCGGTGGCACTGCTTTCTTGCCTCGCCACCGGCTTGGCACTTTGGCTGATGATCCAAACGGGAGCCGAGCCAGTAAAACTGTTCCTGCTGCTGTTCGCGACCACCTTCTTCAACTTCAGCATGATCTGCCTGACAGTCGGCCCACTCACCAGCGAGTCAGTGCCGCCGGCCCTGGTCTCCACGGCCACGGGCCTGGTCGTAGGCATTGGTGAGGTGTTCGGTGGCGGTGTTGCACCAGCACTGGCTGGTTACATTGCACAGCATCACGGTATCGAAAACACGCTCTACCTGGCATTGAGCGGCGCGGTGCTGGGCTTGCTCGTAGCATTGTTCCTGTGCGAAACGGCGCCTCGCCACGTCTTGTTGAAAACCAAGGACAACGTAGAAGCGGCATAG
- a CDS encoding VOC family protein: MTLFDKALDGSPRPLGVHSLDHYALDVPCLDTARDFYTCFGLDVREENGVLVLRTFGDPHPWAYLHKGPGKKLRHIAFGAYAEDLPALRAQVEAEGCEVSPLADEGFHFAAPDGTQVQVRIADKVTPDCKPEVSFDSACGGERGSPYRRHASSVRPRRLSHIMLFTPDLARIIAFYERALGIRLSDRSEHVVAFMHTVHGADHHTVAFVQSQAPGFHHCSWDVASINEVGLGAMRMADQGWKQGWGLGRHVLGSNYFYYVRDPWGSYCEYSCDIDFVPAGVTWEAGNHPPEDSLYLWGPDVPDEFIVNYEAL; encoded by the coding sequence ATGACCTTGTTCGACAAGGCATTGGACGGTTCGCCCCGCCCGCTAGGGGTCCACTCGCTGGACCACTACGCCCTGGATGTGCCCTGCCTGGATACTGCCCGGGATTTCTACACCTGCTTTGGCCTGGATGTCCGCGAAGAGAACGGAGTGTTGGTGCTGCGTACCTTCGGTGATCCGCACCCGTGGGCCTACCTTCACAAAGGCCCCGGCAAAAAGCTTCGACATATCGCTTTTGGTGCTTATGCCGAGGATCTGCCCGCATTGCGAGCGCAAGTCGAGGCCGAGGGCTGCGAAGTGTCGCCGCTCGCTGATGAAGGTTTTCACTTCGCTGCCCCGGATGGCACCCAGGTCCAGGTCCGGATTGCCGACAAGGTCACGCCCGATTGCAAACCCGAAGTCAGTTTCGACAGTGCCTGCGGTGGTGAACGAGGATCACCCTATCGTCGACACGCATCGTCGGTCCGGCCGCGACGCTTGTCACACATCATGCTGTTCACCCCGGACCTTGCGCGCATCATCGCGTTTTACGAACGAGCGCTGGGCATTCGCCTGTCGGATCGCTCGGAACACGTTGTCGCCTTCATGCACACCGTGCACGGCGCAGACCATCACACCGTTGCTTTCGTGCAGTCGCAAGCCCCGGGCTTCCACCATTGCAGTTGGGACGTTGCGTCAATCAACGAAGTCGGCCTCGGCGCCATGCGCATGGCTGATCAAGGCTGGAAGCAAGGGTGGGGTTTGGGCAGGCATGTGCTGGGTTCCAACTACTTCTATTACGTGCGCGACCCGTGGGGCAGTTACTGCGAGTACTCCTGCGATATCGACTTCGTCCCGGCAGGTGTCACGTGGGAAGCCGGCAACCATCCACCAGAGGATTCATTGTACCTCTGGGGGCCGGATGTACCCGACGAATTCATCGTCAACTACGAAGCGCTATGA
- a CDS encoding fumarylacetoacetate hydrolase family protein → MRYVYFNHQGRAVLGVRTADGVKVLGEETLESLLERGVNLATYGANAQGPVVEIGEQDYLPLMRKPGKIICVGLNYADHTKESPYAQPDYPTLFPRFNSSLTAHNKPLIRPKISDTLDYEGEMAVVLKSGGRHISKDQALDHVAGYALFNEGSVRDYQFKSPQWTVGKNFDDTGAFGPDLVTADELPAGGKGLLLETRVNGKVVQSANTNDMLFDVATVIATLSEAVTLEAGDVIVSGTPAGVGFGMNPKVYLKPGDVVEVSIEGIGKLVNPVVDEA, encoded by the coding sequence ATGCGATACGTTTACTTCAACCATCAGGGCCGCGCCGTACTGGGCGTACGCACCGCCGATGGCGTCAAAGTGCTGGGCGAAGAGACGCTGGAGTCCCTGCTCGAACGTGGCGTGAATCTGGCCACCTACGGTGCGAACGCACAGGGTCCCGTGGTTGAAATTGGCGAACAAGACTATCTGCCGCTGATGCGCAAACCGGGGAAGATCATTTGCGTCGGCCTCAACTATGCCGATCACACCAAAGAATCGCCCTACGCCCAGCCGGACTACCCGACACTCTTCCCGCGCTTCAACAGCAGCCTGACGGCCCACAACAAGCCGCTGATCCGTCCAAAAATATCCGACACCCTCGACTACGAAGGTGAAATGGCCGTGGTGCTGAAGAGCGGCGGTCGCCACATTTCGAAAGACCAAGCCCTGGATCACGTTGCCGGCTACGCGCTGTTTAATGAAGGTTCGGTACGCGATTACCAGTTCAAATCGCCGCAATGGACCGTCGGCAAGAATTTCGACGATACCGGCGCGTTCGGACCGGATCTGGTCACTGCCGATGAATTGCCCGCCGGTGGCAAGGGCCTGTTGCTGGAGACCCGGGTCAACGGCAAAGTCGTTCAATCCGCCAACACCAATGACATGCTCTTTGATGTAGCGACGGTCATCGCCACCCTTAGCGAAGCGGTCACCCTGGAAGCCGGCGACGTGATTGTCAGCGGTACCCCGGCCGGTGTCGGTTTCGGCATGAACCCCAAGGTCTACCTCAAGCCCGGCGACGTGGTTGAGGTGTCGATCGAAGGTATCGGCAAACTGGTCAACCCGGTCGTTGACGAAGCGTAG
- a CDS encoding GntR family transcriptional regulator: protein MNQPEQWPDRSEPLEKRTMASQLEVRVRQDIINGRLVPGSRLRLKELADFYEAGVIPLREALSRLAATGFVDAEDQKGFSVGRISAQEIRDITDTRLHIECRALALSISQGDVEWESRVLAAHHRLDRLPVIEGPERLLKPEWEIAHDAFHKALLSSCGSSWLLRFAATLRDQTARYRLLAMHYADSDSRDVRGEHKRLLDAALSKNIKAACEILSAHYEETTKRVLTHEWLQRSASHTVRTPKI, encoded by the coding sequence ATGAATCAACCCGAACAATGGCCCGATAGAAGCGAGCCCCTTGAGAAGCGCACCATGGCGTCGCAGCTGGAGGTGCGTGTTCGTCAGGACATCATCAATGGCCGGCTGGTACCCGGTAGCCGGTTGCGACTCAAGGAACTCGCGGACTTCTACGAAGCCGGCGTGATTCCGTTGCGCGAGGCGCTATCGCGATTGGCGGCAACGGGGTTTGTTGACGCGGAGGATCAGAAGGGTTTCAGCGTGGGTCGCATTTCCGCGCAGGAGATCCGTGACATCACGGACACGCGTCTGCATATCGAGTGCAGGGCGCTCGCATTGTCGATCAGTCAGGGCGATGTGGAGTGGGAGAGCAGGGTGCTCGCGGCGCACCATCGCCTTGATCGTTTGCCGGTTATCGAGGGCCCAGAGCGCCTTCTCAAGCCCGAGTGGGAAATCGCCCACGACGCCTTTCACAAAGCACTATTGTCCAGCTGCGGCTCATCTTGGCTGTTGCGTTTTGCCGCAACGCTGCGCGACCAGACGGCGCGTTATCGTCTGCTCGCCATGCATTACGCCGACAGTGATTCACGCGACGTAAGGGGCGAGCACAAGCGCCTGCTTGACGCGGCTCTGAGCAAGAACATCAAGGCTGCCTGTGAGATTCTCTCTGCGCACTATGAAGAAACCACAAAGCGGGTTCTGACTCACGAATGGCTTCAGCGTAGCGCTAGTCATACAGTCAGAACTCCTAAGATCTGA
- a CDS encoding transporter produces the protein MRQQARLIRAIGISSVFICSPSKADRVSLPPLALGNASFMDGVAGPGMLFELPAQIYRSNSARDAQGHSLPGTQKVRSTTVLPHFAYFSSNTFLGASYGAEVLLPIVHLDLDIDQGPDGSRTRQGDMVISPLLLQWAPRSVLGRPYWQRLNFVFSLPTGSYSADSDINTGSNVWVFNPHYVFTWELTDRLEVSGRFHYAWSSRNNDPASVLKADNIQPGEAIHSNLAVSYAVSDTWRIGVAGYQLKQISDDRIDGHRQTNSREQVVGIGPGVMYRQRAQTIFANLYFENGAENRSQGTQLTLRYLHAF, from the coding sequence ATGCGCCAACAGGCAAGGTTAATCCGGGCCATCGGCATTAGCTCGGTGTTCATCTGCTCACCGAGCAAGGCCGATCGCGTCAGCTTACCGCCTTTGGCATTGGGCAACGCGAGCTTCATGGATGGTGTGGCGGGTCCGGGAATGCTCTTCGAATTGCCCGCGCAAATCTATCGCAGCAACTCGGCGCGTGATGCTCAAGGCCATTCTCTGCCGGGAACGCAAAAAGTTCGTAGCACTACCGTGCTTCCGCATTTTGCCTACTTCAGTTCCAACACTTTTCTGGGGGCCAGCTATGGGGCAGAGGTGCTGTTGCCGATAGTGCATCTGGACCTGGATATCGACCAGGGGCCCGACGGTAGTCGAACTCGGCAGGGCGACATGGTCATCAGTCCGCTGCTGTTGCAGTGGGCGCCGCGCTCGGTACTCGGCAGGCCTTACTGGCAACGGTTGAATTTTGTTTTTTCGTTGCCGACGGGGTCCTACAGCGCTGATTCGGATATCAACACTGGCAGCAATGTCTGGGTGTTCAACCCACATTACGTGTTCACCTGGGAACTGACTGATCGCCTGGAAGTGAGTGGCCGGTTCCATTATGCATGGTCCAGTCGCAACAACGATCCGGCGTCTGTATTAAAGGCAGACAATATCCAGCCGGGTGAGGCGATCCACAGCAATCTGGCGGTGTCTTATGCGGTGTCTGACACCTGGCGGATAGGGGTGGCTGGCTACCAGCTTAAGCAGATCAGTGATGACCGGATCGATGGTCATCGGCAAACAAATTCTCGGGAACAAGTCGTGGGCATTGGGCCGGGTGTGATGTATCGGCAAAGAGCACAAACGATTTTCGCCAACCTCTACTTTGAAAACGGTGCTGAAAACCGCTCGCAGGGAACACAGCTGACGCTACGTTATCTCCACGCATTTTAA
- the aceF gene encoding dihydrolipoyllysine-residue acetyltransferase, with translation MSELIRVPDIGSGEGEVIELFVKVGDRIEAEQSILTLESDKASMEVPAPKAGIVKSLKVKLGDRLKEGDELLELEVEGAAAAPAAAAAPAAAKAEEKPTAAPAPAAPAAAPAAASVQQVHVPDIGSSGKAQIIEIQVKVGDTVEADQSLITLESDKASMEIPSPTAGVVKSISVKLNDEVGTGDLILDLEVAGAAAPAAAAPAQAAALAKTEVATADVAPAPAVATNAEAVQAPAPAPSGAKVHAGPAVRQLAREFGVELNAVGASGPHGRILKEDVQVYVKAMMQKAKEAPAAAAGATGGAGIPPIPVVDFSRFGETEEVPMTHLMQIGASSLHRSWLNIPHVTQFDSADITELEAFSNAQKAVAEKAGVKLTILPLLLKSCAHLLKELPDFNSSLAPSGKAIIRKKYVNIGFAVDTPDGLLVPVIKSVDQKSLLQLAAEAASLAEKARTKKLSSDEMQGACFTISSLGHIGGTGFTPIVNAPEVAILGVSKASIQPVWNGKAFQPKLMLPLSLSYDHRVINGAVAARFTKRLSDLLGDIRTLLL, from the coding sequence GTGAGCGAACTCATTCGCGTACCTGACATCGGCAGCGGTGAAGGTGAAGTAATTGAACTGTTTGTGAAGGTCGGCGACCGTATCGAAGCCGAGCAGAGCATCCTGACGCTGGAATCGGACAAGGCGAGCATGGAAGTGCCTGCGCCGAAGGCCGGTATCGTCAAGAGCCTGAAAGTGAAGCTGGGCGATCGCCTGAAAGAAGGCGACGAGCTGCTGGAGCTGGAAGTCGAAGGTGCCGCTGCTGCTCCTGCGGCTGCAGCTGCGCCTGCTGCTGCAAAAGCAGAAGAGAAACCGACCGCTGCACCCGCGCCGGCCGCTCCTGCTGCTGCGCCTGCTGCCGCTTCGGTTCAGCAAGTGCACGTGCCGGACATCGGTTCGTCGGGCAAGGCCCAGATCATCGAGATCCAGGTCAAGGTGGGCGACACCGTCGAGGCTGATCAGTCGCTGATCACCCTGGAATCCGACAAGGCCAGCATGGAAATCCCATCGCCTACCGCTGGCGTGGTCAAGAGCATCAGCGTCAAGCTCAACGACGAAGTCGGCACTGGCGACCTGATTCTGGATCTGGAAGTGGCGGGTGCTGCGGCCCCTGCTGCTGCCGCTCCTGCGCAAGCTGCTGCGCTGGCCAAGACTGAAGTTGCTACCGCAGATGTCGCTCCTGCCCCAGCAGTGGCTACAAACGCTGAAGCTGTGCAGGCCCCTGCACCAGCGCCAAGCGGTGCCAAGGTTCACGCGGGCCCGGCTGTGCGTCAACTGGCTCGCGAGTTCGGCGTTGAGCTGAATGCTGTCGGCGCCAGTGGCCCGCACGGTCGCATCCTGAAAGAAGACGTGCAGGTTTACGTCAAAGCCATGATGCAGAAGGCCAAGGAAGCACCGGCCGCTGCTGCTGGCGCAACCGGCGGCGCGGGCATCCCGCCAATTCCGGTCGTGGACTTCAGCCGCTTCGGTGAAACCGAAGAAGTGCCGATGACTCACCTGATGCAAATCGGCGCGTCGAGCCTGCATCGCAGCTGGCTGAACATCCCGCACGTGACTCAGTTCGACTCGGCGGATATCACCGAACTCGAAGCATTCAGTAACGCTCAGAAAGCCGTTGCAGAGAAGGCTGGCGTCAAACTGACCATCCTGCCACTGCTGCTCAAATCCTGCGCGCACCTGCTCAAGGAACTGCCGGACTTCAACAGTTCGCTGGCACCAAGCGGCAAGGCGATCATTCGCAAGAAATACGTGAACATCGGCTTCGCCGTCGACACCCCGGATGGCCTGCTGGTACCGGTCATCAAGAGTGTCGACCAGAAGAGCTTGCTGCAACTGGCCGCCGAAGCCGCTTCCCTGGCTGAAAAAGCCCGGACCAAGAAGCTCTCGTCGGACGAGATGCAAGGCGCCTGCTTCACCATTTCCAGCCTCGGCCACATTGGCGGCACCGGCTTCACGCCGATCGTCAACGCGCCGGAAGTGGCGATCCTCGGTGTTTCCAAGGCATCCATCCAGCCAGTCTGGAACGGTAAAGCCTTCCAGCCGAAACTGATGCTGCCGCTGTCGCTGTCTTATGACCACCGCGTGATCAACGGCGCCGTTGCGGCCCGTTTCACCAAGCGTCTGAGCGACCTGTTGGGCGACATCCGTACGCTACTTTTATAG
- a CDS encoding FAD-dependent monooxygenase, translating to MNQQHSTEILEVPVLIIGGGPAGLAASLLLSRYGIKSLLINKYRWTANSPRAHITNQRTVEVFRDAGVEPQVVAAASPHELMANNVWATSFAGQELGRLLTWGNAIERKSDYETASPSAMCNIPQHLLEPIIANEALRAGSEMRFNSELLDFTQDADGVTARILDRTVGHEYQVRAQYMIGADGARSRVMELLGIPLEGETGLGCAVNVWLRADLRRYCESRPGVLYWMVQPGNDYWVGSGTFICVKPWTEWVMLYMYDPAQGEPDLSEAAVIERARRVIGDADIPVEVLSTSKWQINHVVADRYAQGRVFCAGDAVHRHPPANGLGTNTSVQDVYNLAWKLAMVLKGQAGPGLLDSYNSERQPVGRQVVDRAMASVRNMLPIANALGFKPGQSEEEGWASLGELYAETELGRERRAELNQAIALQNYQFNCHGVELGQRYRSSAVIDDGSEQPAYTRDRELYYHPTTWPGARLPHAWLNDTQGRQVSTLDICGKGHLTLLTGHGGTVWCQAAEAAARELGIDLQVRRIGIGLDYADSYGDWARLREIEEDGCLLVRPDNHVGWRAQNGKHANGAVLLDVLKSLLDRR from the coding sequence ATGAATCAACAACATTCCACCGAAATTCTGGAAGTCCCTGTATTGATCATTGGCGGAGGGCCGGCTGGCCTCGCGGCCTCGTTACTGCTGTCGCGCTACGGCATCAAGAGCTTGTTGATCAACAAGTACCGCTGGACGGCTAACAGCCCAAGGGCACACATCACCAATCAGCGCACCGTCGAAGTGTTCCGCGACGCGGGAGTAGAGCCCCAGGTTGTTGCCGCCGCTTCGCCACACGAATTGATGGCCAATAACGTGTGGGCCACCAGTTTTGCCGGGCAGGAACTGGGCCGTCTGCTGACCTGGGGCAATGCTATCGAGCGCAAGTCCGACTATGAGACGGCCAGCCCTTCCGCGATGTGCAACATCCCTCAACACCTACTTGAACCCATTATTGCCAACGAAGCGCTACGAGCCGGTAGCGAGATGCGCTTCAACAGCGAACTGCTCGACTTCACCCAGGATGCCGACGGTGTCACCGCACGCATCCTCGATCGTACCGTCGGCCATGAGTACCAGGTTCGCGCTCAGTACATGATCGGTGCTGACGGCGCACGTAGCCGAGTGATGGAACTGCTCGGAATCCCGCTAGAGGGCGAGACTGGCCTGGGTTGCGCCGTAAACGTCTGGTTGCGTGCAGACCTGCGCCGCTACTGCGAGAGCCGCCCCGGCGTTCTTTACTGGATGGTCCAGCCGGGTAACGACTATTGGGTGGGCAGCGGCACTTTCATCTGTGTAAAACCCTGGACTGAATGGGTAATGCTCTACATGTACGACCCTGCTCAGGGCGAGCCGGACCTGAGCGAAGCCGCCGTGATCGAACGCGCGCGCCGGGTCATCGGCGATGCCGACATTCCGGTCGAAGTGCTCTCCACCAGCAAGTGGCAGATCAACCATGTGGTTGCCGACCGCTACGCCCAGGGTCGGGTGTTCTGTGCGGGCGACGCCGTCCACCGTCATCCCCCAGCCAATGGTTTGGGCACCAATACCTCGGTGCAAGACGTCTACAACCTGGCGTGGAAACTCGCCATGGTGCTCAAGGGCCAGGCCGGCCCAGGCTTGCTGGACAGCTACAACTCGGAACGCCAGCCCGTCGGCCGCCAGGTCGTGGACCGGGCGATGGCCAGCGTGCGCAACATGCTGCCGATTGCCAATGCCCTGGGCTTCAAACCAGGACAGAGCGAAGAAGAAGGCTGGGCCAGCCTGGGCGAGTTGTATGCCGAAACCGAACTCGGTCGTGAGCGTCGTGCTGAGCTGAATCAGGCCATCGCCCTGCAAAACTACCAGTTCAACTGCCATGGTGTGGAACTGGGCCAGCGTTATCGCAGCTCGGCGGTCATCGACGATGGCAGCGAACAACCGGCCTATACCCGTGATCGCGAGCTGTATTACCACCCCACCACCTGGCCCGGTGCGCGACTGCCCCATGCCTGGCTTAACGATACGCAAGGGCGTCAGGTGTCGACACTGGATATCTGCGGCAAGGGTCACCTGACCCTGCTCACTGGCCATGGCGGTACGGTTTGGTGCCAGGCCGCCGAGGCGGCAGCCCGTGAATTGGGCATTGATCTGCAAGTACGGCGCATCGGTATTGGCCTGGACTATGCCGACAGCTACGGCGACTGGGCTCGCCTACGCGAGATCGAAGAGGACGGCTGCCTGTTGGTACGCCCGGACAACCACGTCGGTTGGCGCGCACAGAACGGCAAGCACGCTAACGGGGCGGTTCTGCTCGACGTGCTCAAGAGCCTTCTCGATCGCCGCTAA
- a CDS encoding OprD family outer membrane porin: MGNTYADNSLGQRDNLSSGINDRQKAEMGVPAGFVSGSSLNGLLRNYYFSRDNHDTPARLDQREWVQGAYLSFRSGYTDTPIGVGVDVHGFYGLKLDGGGGSGGAGLLPLNSKKEPESEFSAAGAALKFRGFDSLVQAGDQYLENPVIASGVSRVFPQTFRGVALKNYSVPDLTLDAGWVDSTRLRNQSGQSHLTTSYGSSNKAGVPADRESPNMTWAGGVYSVPGAITLTVYGGQLSDIWNQYYAGVSWPLKLTQTLTLTPYLHYFKTRDQGHSQFGRIDNDTYSGGLTLSGAGQSLTLGLQKIDGNTPFDYMVQDDRTFLYLSNSQQYADFNGPGEKSWKLQYQTSLKFVDAPNVQFSASYTRGEADLTRVDPASQGYGYIYNASGKDAHHWERDVALRYAVPDGKAKGLNLTLRWAAHRSGDGYTAPGNTRGNSNADEYRVIVDYPFSIF; the protein is encoded by the coding sequence ATGGGGAATACCTATGCGGACAACTCGCTGGGCCAACGGGATAACCTCAGTAGTGGAATCAATGATCGACAAAAGGCTGAAATGGGGGTGCCGGCCGGATTTGTCAGTGGCTCGTCGCTCAACGGATTGTTACGCAACTACTATTTCAGCCGTGATAACCACGACACTCCGGCCAGGCTCGACCAGCGGGAGTGGGTACAGGGTGCCTATCTGTCCTTTCGCTCCGGCTACACCGACACACCCATCGGCGTCGGTGTCGATGTACACGGGTTTTATGGACTGAAGCTTGACGGCGGAGGAGGCAGCGGCGGTGCCGGGCTACTCCCGCTGAATTCAAAAAAAGAGCCGGAGTCGGAATTCTCCGCGGCGGGAGCCGCATTGAAATTCAGGGGCTTTGACAGCCTGGTCCAGGCCGGCGATCAATACTTGGAGAACCCGGTGATTGCCAGTGGGGTTAGCCGGGTGTTTCCCCAGACCTTTCGCGGTGTGGCGTTAAAAAACTACAGCGTTCCAGACCTGACCCTCGATGCCGGCTGGGTCGACTCCACACGGCTGCGCAATCAAAGTGGCCAGAGTCATCTGACGACCAGCTACGGCTCCAGCAACAAAGCGGGGGTGCCCGCCGACCGTGAAAGCCCGAATATGACTTGGGCGGGCGGTGTTTACAGCGTACCGGGCGCTATCACCCTGACGGTCTATGGCGGACAATTGAGCGACATCTGGAATCAGTACTACGCAGGCGTTAGCTGGCCACTGAAGTTGACCCAAACATTGACGTTGACGCCGTATCTGCACTATTTCAAAACCCGCGATCAGGGTCATAGTCAGTTCGGACGGATCGACAATGACACCTACAGTGGTGGTCTGACGCTCTCTGGCGCTGGCCAGAGCCTGACCCTGGGTCTGCAAAAAATCGACGGTAATACACCGTTTGACTATATGGTCCAGGATGACCGGACGTTCCTTTACCTGAGCAACTCTCAGCAGTACGCCGACTTCAACGGGCCGGGAGAAAAGTCCTGGAAGCTGCAGTATCAGACCAGCCTGAAATTTGTGGATGCACCGAATGTCCAGTTCAGCGCTTCCTATACCCGCGGCGAAGCCGACCTGACTCGCGTGGATCCCGCCAGTCAAGGGTATGGCTACATCTACAACGCTTCCGGAAAAGATGCACACCATTGGGAACGGGATGTGGCCCTGCGTTACGCGGTGCCCGACGGCAAGGCCAAGGGGTTAAACCTGACCCTGCGTTGGGCGGCTCACCGCTCGGGCGACGGCTACACGGCCCCGGGCAATACCCGAGGCAATTCGAATGCCGATGAGTACCGGGTGATTGTCGATTATCCGTTCAGTATTTTTTAG
- a CDS encoding porin, whose amino-acid sequence MLTIGKKMLGAGLLALASLHVQAQEQEKSEGSLVRSLFGPSLEQDYGIKVSGLLDIGYVRNNRSTRDERDDGLSNLPLTGYSDEGLELASVHVFVDKPLVANVIPRVTPLPGPSPEQFSFGFSMETLYGRNGQFARTFGWDMHWDANSPGDDDPDSAKRHKQKFVATPNLFASMYMPYGPGVSVIAGIFGPAIGYEIPPNIREARNPFASKTYAFVTEPSTVSGILASTRLFNGESSLLGAELGVVQGWNNLRDNNHGKSVMGALRWRTADMRTWVDYEFMVGDEENQNIDDVQAPTARLISPHGQLRQQHSLNGWHAFDSQWSMGAELVYGRQSGDGKVDTVDIVTGPGFDGASWWGVNSVLTYQPRPDLAFSLRGEHFRDHDGFVLFPTSTARGDFNAMTVGFRWDVSKNVSLRPELRYDWFEPLEHDRIYGNGRDRTQMTGLVEALVYF is encoded by the coding sequence ATGTTGACCATCGGCAAAAAAATGCTCGGTGCGGGTTTGCTCGCCCTCGCATCCCTGCATGTGCAGGCACAAGAACAGGAAAAGAGTGAAGGCTCGCTGGTACGCAGTCTTTTCGGCCCAAGCCTGGAGCAGGATTATGGAATCAAGGTCTCTGGGCTGCTCGACATCGGTTATGTACGTAACAACCGCTCTACCCGCGATGAACGCGACGATGGCCTGAGCAACCTGCCGTTGACCGGCTATTCCGATGAAGGCCTGGAACTGGCGTCAGTCCACGTGTTTGTCGACAAACCATTGGTTGCCAATGTCATCCCCCGCGTCACACCACTGCCGGGTCCAAGCCCGGAGCAGTTTTCCTTCGGTTTCAGCATGGAAACCCTTTACGGGCGCAATGGACAGTTCGCCCGTACCTTCGGTTGGGATATGCACTGGGATGCCAATTCGCCCGGCGACGATGATCCCGACTCGGCCAAACGCCACAAGCAGAAATTCGTCGCCACGCCCAACCTGTTCGCCTCTATGTACATGCCTTACGGCCCCGGCGTCAGTGTGATAGCTGGGATCTTCGGTCCGGCCATCGGCTACGAAATTCCGCCGAACATCCGTGAGGCACGCAACCCGTTCGCCAGCAAGACCTACGCCTTTGTCACGGAGCCCAGCACCGTATCCGGCATTCTTGCCAGCACGCGTCTGTTCAATGGCGAAAGCAGTCTGCTCGGGGCCGAACTGGGAGTGGTGCAAGGCTGGAACAATTTGCGCGACAACAACCACGGCAAATCGGTGATGGGTGCCCTGCGTTGGCGTACAGCAGACATGCGCACCTGGGTCGACTATGAGTTCATGGTGGGCGACGAGGAAAACCAAAACATCGACGACGTGCAAGCACCCACTGCACGGCTGATTTCGCCCCACGGTCAACTTCGCCAACAGCATTCGCTGAACGGTTGGCACGCCTTTGATTCGCAATGGTCGATGGGTGCCGAGTTGGTTTACGGCCGGCAGTCCGGCGACGGCAAGGTCGACACCGTGGACATCGTCACCGGACCGGGTTTCGACGGGGCTTCCTGGTGGGGCGTCAACAGCGTTCTGACCTACCAGCCGCGCCCCGATCTGGCGTTCTCGCTACGGGGCGAACACTTCCGTGACCATGACGGTTTCGTGCTGTTCCCGACCAGCACTGCGCGAGGCGATTTCAACGCCATGACCGTCGGTTTTCGCTGGGACGTTAGCAAAAACGTCAGCCTGCGTCCCGAGTTGCGCTACGACTGGTTCGAACCCCTTGAGCACGATCGCATCTACGGCAACGGCCGCGACCGCACGCAAATGACCGGGCTGGTCGAGGCCCTGGTTTATTTCTGA